The following are from one region of the Paenibacillus sp. JZ16 genome:
- a CDS encoding glycine zipper domain-containing protein has product MANKNDRNQKVDSDRDTTNMDIEAGEALGTAGGGAVGAAVGSVLGPIGTIAGGIAGAALGNKAGDAVDNDDNDSK; this is encoded by the coding sequence ATGGCTAATAAAAACGATCGTAATCAAAAGGTTGATTCTGACCGCGACACGACCAACATGGATATTGAAGCTGGAGAAGCTTTAGGAACAGCTGGCGGCGGCGCGGTGGGTGCTGCTGTAGGTTCCGTTCTGGGTCCAATCGGCACGATTGCCGGCGGTATCGCAGGCGCAGCATTGGGAAACAAAGCTGGCGACGCTGTAGACAATGACGACAACGATTCAAAATAA